In the Triticum aestivum cultivar Chinese Spring chromosome 2B, IWGSC CS RefSeq v2.1, whole genome shotgun sequence genome, AAGCACCTCTTCTGTAGATCTCCGCGCCGCAAAAAACAAGGAAACGGCTTGTGGACGAGCCACAAAATTGGAAGTGGACTTGATCGATAGGgcacgccgccgccgtcgttcgccCCGACCAGGAGGAGGACAAGAATCTTGGAGACCTCCAAAGTTGGTGCTCACGCCCGCCATAGTGGGCCGCAGCCCAATTAGCTTTGTAAAAAAAAGGTAGCTCTGCATTTTTCATTTCCATTTGCTCCCCTTTTCTTCTCTCGGTTTTCTCTTCTGCTGCTGTTTTGTTTAAAAAAGTTTGTgagtttaaaaaaagttcactacattaatttttttaaatcatgaatttgaaatttgTTCACAAATATAGAAAATATATCTTTTTGAAAAaactcatgaattttaaaaattacAAAAATTTGGTAAATAATCAAGATTTTGTTTTCTAATGTGAAAAAAGATCCCgatattttttttaaaatgttaATAAAAAATGGAACAAAAACCGTCCTAGAAAAACCGCCAAAGAAAAGTGGGAGAAAGATCTACGAGGTTCAAAAAATTGATGGAAACAAGGAGCAGTGTAAGGGCCGACCCACTATGGAATGATCGGGAGCTGTTGCGGGCGTTGTGTACCAAATGACCACTATTTGGAAATTGTGGGATCTCCGTGTGCTGATCTCAGAGCGCTATAAGCTTCCACCGACGTCGAAGCATTGCGCTGTCACTTGGAACCTCCCACACATCTTGTCGCGGAGCCTAAGCCATCAAGCCCACCATGAGAGGCCAACAATAGGGACCTGGGCCTCCACATCCAGATGAAGGTTCAAGCGCGACCGCCAAAAGCAGCCCCACCACACGCCGTTGTGCCCTTGACCATACACATGGCCAAGGGGCCGCTATCACCAACACCAAAGGGCTCGCCGGAGAGCCTCACACCCGGTCCACTTTCTAGAGCCGTCGCCATGGCATCTAGGAACCCGCGCTCGCGCATCACATCCCGTGCATAATAATGATGGCCTTGCACAAATAGAAAATTACAATTAAGTTCAAACAGAGCATCGGTTTCAACCTCACCTTCTTCTTTGATGTAGCAACCGCGGAAGGAAGGCAAAAGCTCAGCAgcatcttccaagccttccaaaGTCGTTCTCACCACGGGCTTGGAAAAATgcaagcactacaagaaatatgtcaacttgtgaccaccactattggtcactgaaaggtcatggtttttcatttgcgacctttttgtgaccaaaaacaaaaggtcaaaagctggcggtcgtaaactgactatagcgacctttttttggaatggtcgaagacgtttatgaccaaaatatgtccactgcGGCGTTTTGGTCACAAGCAACCTCCCCacaccacgtaggcatccagcgtggcaagctgatgtggcacaagaatcaggcCGGTCCGATtcagtgttttacatgggccgagcccaacaattcagcctatttgtgttttttctgTCTGTCAATTTTTGGTTGGGTTCATGGGTCAAGCCCAATATTGCAGCCTTTTCATTTTTGGGCCGTGGCCTTTTTATCCCAGTTATAAAATTGTGATAAGTGGGTCCAAGTTGTCAGCTTCTAGTAAGTGGGTCCTGGCTGTCAGGGTCATGTTCTTCATGTTTCAATTTGGCAGTAAATAAATAAgcagtatttaaattggcacaaacaGAAAACACATATAATAATACTTCAAATAACAACCAGATTCGGTATGGAGCTCCTGCTCTACAAATAACCCATAATACAATGGCTGAATCTGGAGCTCCTGCTCTACAAATAACACATAATACAATGGCTGAATCTGGAGCTCCTACTCTACAAATAACACATAATACAATGGCCCTCCTGCACTACCAACACACAGGGCACTACCAACTACCAACTGTAGTAACAACCTCTACACGATGGAGCCCCTGCTCTACCAACACATAATACTATATATACTTTACAACCTCTACACGATGGAGCCCCTGCTCTACCAACTGTGTTATATTCTTCACGATGGAGCTCCTTTGATAGCATTACAAACTAGGCATCTGATCCTGTCATGAACAACATGCAACCTCAatcgccctgttacatgaatcagcaaAGAAGAATCAGAAAACTGGAGCCAATATATTATAAAGAGACCACTCAAAAAAAGACAAGTTACTTAGAATGATAACAGAAATTCAACTAGTACAATGCTTTTATTATCCAGCTAGTGAAAACAAGATATTCATACAAGaaaggtgactcgcagaaatagAGCATTCTACTCATAGCTCACAGAGTATCAATATTCTGTTCTTATAAGCTTATTCTTATGCCTGAAGCAAGCAAGGAAATCTGACCAAATACGCAACACCTCCATAAACTAAAACATCATGATTGGCCTGGGGTTCTAATTCTCCTTTTTTCTTGTGGGCCATGATTATGATGATATAGCCTAGTAAACTATATGCCAAAATGTAAAGAAGATAAATATGTGGTACAGCAAAACCATGATTATCTTGTAATGTGAAACCCAGGAATTAAAGTGATGTAGCTTTAATTCTGATACAGCAAAGTATATGACATGAGTTGATAACAAATGTTAGAACCACCAGATTACGAAAGTACACACCCACCATTCTGATAAAATAGCCCTTAACAGAGCCAGCAAATGTGTATATTAGCTCTACTAGAAATCAGTCAGTAGATTAAGGAATTTATCACCAGAGAGCTCCAGTAGGAGTTGATGCTTTGTTACAGCATCTAGCAGCAACTAGTAGAGCCGCACATCCAACCCAAATCATGGAGAAGGCCATGCAGGAGCTACATCGAAGAAGAAGGAACAGGGAGGAGCTCATTAGAGGGAGGTTGTAGCCGTAGTAGAGGCTCAACCACACCACGGCTGTGGTGTGACCATCACCACATCCAGGAGAGGGTTTGGAAGCCGCCAAAGCACCACCGCGGTGACCAGGGAAAGCGCCGGGCACAGGGGCGCCACCCCAGGGACATCACCACATGGACATCACCGGCCTCACCCTATTTCAAGAAATGTTCACAACAACTTTGTCAGACTCGATCAATTCTGAAAAAACCACCTTCGTTGTcagacacatacatacatacatacaggaaGCAAAAAAAGAAGAAACAGAGCAGGAAGATGGAGCCAACTCACCGGAGAACTTCTGGTCGCCACCGTACACAGCCACCATAACACCGGTCACCTCGTTGATCTTGTCCTTGAAGTTCTCTAACTCCAGGGTGTTCCACTACAGCTCGGTATTTGCTCAACCGTGTGTGCACATGCATAAGGGCATACATAAAATATTCAAGTCAATATTCTCAGCTAACTATGATGTAATGAAAATAATTACTCAAGGACTTTGCAGCGCTCATTTCAGCCATGTTCAGATAAACTTGGGGTAAATTAGCAGTAAGGATATTAGTTGCAAGCTAGGTGAAACACAAACGAAGTCCTATTGTATTCATGGATCCCAACTTGTTTAAGCTAGAGCAGATCGTTCAACTTGTACAATCTAGCAGTCTAAAAAGAGAGAAATATGTTCATTCTCAGTTACACATTAATTAGGACAGAAATGAAAGACACTAATGTAAGCAAGAACTTACAACAAAGTATACATTTAATATTTTGCAGCATCTCTAGCACTTTTGTTGTTTGCATATTAAAACCAATTGTTGACAACTATGGATCATCAGTGataaatttgcatcttatgctaCCCCTTAATTTCAGCACATGACAAGACCAAAAGAGAAATCGAGCGGACTAGAAGGGGATGTCGTGCAGGGTGCGGGCAATGTGACTGAACTGCCCCAGAACATAAATCATAAAACACAACAATCATTTAGGTAATTGCAGAGAATCAGTGAATCAAGAATCAAGAAAACAATAATATACGAGTGTCACAGCAACATTAATATACAAGTGTTATAATGTTCACACAATGAAGAATCAACAATCATCTAACTTGTTTCTGTTAACTCTGTAGCAACATTAATAGGCAAGCTTAGCATGTTTTGTTGACAATGTATCACCGAAAAGTCTTGTACTGCCAGAGTGAttaccagcagcagcagcaaggaacGGAAGCAGAGTAGCAAAGCAATGCTTGTGCAGAACTCGGCATGCATGCAGAGTGACACAAACTCATCATCACACAATATGAATACTATAAACTCCAAACTTACTCGGACAATAGTGACACAAGTTTCCGAGTAATGCAATGCATGTATCAAACCCTACACAGACCGATGAAAACTCGTGGGACAAATGAGTAGCATGCAAAATCACTTGGACTGACAATGGTGGCCACTGTCAGGTTCAGCATTATACACTTGAACACACTTAATCTGTTGTAACCACCAGACAGAATCAGACACAAACAACAGCTGTAACCACCAGACAGCTGCTGTAATAGGAGAATTAAGCTGTTGTAACCAGTAGCGGTAGTATATCTCCAAGCCCAAACCCTGTGCTAATCTCAGATTCACGAAACGCACAGCACAGACCTAACCTAAATCTGCCCAACCATAGAACCAGAGGCTCCTAATCCTAGAACCACGGAAGCATCGGCCAACACACACTGACGCTACCAAATCTCACTGATCGCACGATACCatagaggaaggaaggggggtcgGGCGCGTTACCATACCTTGAGGATGCCGATCTTGATGGAGTCGTAGACGATGCCGACACCGACGGCAGAGACCCTGGCCACCTGCAGAGCAACATCCATCCCGGGGTGAATGGCGTGGCTGCGTCGGCGGCTAGATCTGGGCGATGAGGGTTCGGCGCTCCAACGGCAGGGCCGAGGACTTCAGGCTTCTCTTTTCGCTGCGTCGGCCAGTCGAGGTGGAGGAGGAACAACGCCGGTGACGTGGTGGCCCAAACTCTGCCTGCCTGCGTTGTTGAGGAAGAAGCGCAGAGAGGAAGTCAGATGGCGACCTTGACTTGGCGTGCGTGCGGGAGGGGGACGGACCTTGAAGAGCAGCTCCATGGCGGGCGTCGAGGGTGCCTGCCTGTCTCATCTCCTCCTCACGAGCCTGGTGCTGGATTTGGCCGCTCCTGGATCTCGCCATGGCTGTGCGGTGCACCTACGTTTATGGCGCGAGtgaggagggtttgatcgtggccatggaagaggaggggaggggagtggtCGCCGGTGGCCGGGGTTGGCGGAGAGgatggaggtcggcggcggcgggttgggTGTGTGGGATGGGAATCGAGAGAGACGGAGGAGGAGTGGCGCTCTCCTCTCCTTTGGTGGGTTTATAGCCAATTGAGGGCGGGGAGGCGTGGGGACTCGGGCTCGTCGCCATCAACGCAGGGGTGGAAGCCGGCCATGGTGCGGGCGcgggggcggctagggttttggccaaagggggcggcggctaagggtgCGGGAGAGAAGGTGGAGAAGGTGGGGAAGTGGGGGCGTGGGGAAGTGGGGGCGTGTTAGGGCTAGGTGGGTGAGAGGGTAAGGGGGCAAGGGCTATCGTTGGATccaggagcatccaacggtgcttgATGCATGATCCGCATGAGATGGCTATGACCCAATCAGAATGCAGTACGCGTGTATGACGTTATGACCATCTAGTATTGGACGTTATGACCATTCAAAATTGGTCATGGTCAAATAAAAATAAAGTGTAAAATCATGTCaacattttattttttattttttagtgtccaaaatgatttttttgtgaagaatctaCCAAATTTTtgtacaagggtgcatcttgggatGGCAAACAATTTTTCCTAagaagttttcatttttctttggacgaaaaattgattttccatttttcgagtgcccgaaatgagtttttttttgtgaaggacctaccatataattgttgcaaaattggaccaagtcaattttataaaatactaggacatatttaatgcacaattgaccaaatggttgggtttcaaaagttttgatccacctctcgtaaaaaagacaaattttcgtcgattcagttggaagcgggtcaaatttgaactgtaactacctcgtagtttgctctttattttttccaaaaatcatttctaggtacataattatctatttaatcagagaaacatcaaaaaaattccaagattcaaccactagctaggaacggtcaagcccgccgttttgaccgcattttgaaacgggcataaaaaattcaaaaaaaataaaaaaattggaaaacttttgcattgtgtcattatatgtgaccgaGTTTcctggaaaaataataaacttgtaatacggcgattattttaaaaaagtgttctcagaaacgagctatcaagtgtgaagattcatggctttcaagcctaATGATcagtcttatggccacattcatggcatagtttgttcaaatgatctcatatcgtgcacaagggtgcatattggaatggcaaacaatgttgcctaaggaagttttcattttctttggacgaaaaaaccattttccattttctgagtgcctgaaatgagttttttttgtgaaggacctaccatatatttgttgcaaaattggacctaataaattttataaaatactaggacatatttaatgcacaattaacaaaatggttgggtgtaaaaagttttggtccacctctcgtgaaaagacaaattcccgtcgattcagttggaagcgggtcaaatttgaactgcagctgcctcatagtttactatttatttttttccaaaaatcatttctaggtacataagtatctatttaatcagagaaaaaccaaaaaaattccaagattcaaccactagctaggaacggtcattcccgccgttttgaccgcattttgaaacgggcataaaaaattcaaaaaaaatcaaaaaattgggtaACCTTCGcaattgtgtcattatatgtggccaagttcccaggaaaaataacaaacttgtaatacggcaattattttaaaaaagtgttctcagaaatgagctatcatctctgaagattcatggctttcaagccaaatgatcaatcttatggccatatttgtggcatagtttgttcaaatgatctcatattgtgcacaagggtgcatattggaatggcaaacaatgtttcctaaggaagttttcattttttttggacgaaaaaaccatttttcattttccgagtgcccaaaaggaggttttttgtgaaggacctcccaaataattgttgcaaaattggaccatatcaattttctaaaatactaggacatatttaatgcacaattgacaaaatggttgggtgcaaaaagtttagatccacctctcgtgaaaaagacaaatttctgccgattcagctgaaagcgggtcaaatttgaactgcagctgcctcatagtttgctatttattttttccaaaaatcatttctagttacataagtacctatttaatcacaaatacatggtttggtggcgatacgtcgaggtttgggcggtggccgagggccccaactctagagcgcgtaaactcgcatgcccgccgcgtggtcaccgcgtgaccgtggcgttgccatgtgttctgggcggcctcgGTATGTCTAGTGGGTtcggcactccccaggtaggtgctaggaagaaaatcacaacataagattctcacgaggagaccgatcgatgctcaaacatgaataagcagccaagtgtttgatttgcggtacgggaaatgcacatggctaatgggcgtgagttttgactgaggatgatcagttactaataAGACCGTCTttacaaattttcacctcaaaaggaggagcctaggtggtacttgctttacaaagtaccacactggacataaatacgaatgttgaagctcggctcaaaataatgaatggattgagctggaatTTGGTGGAgaatggttatttgggcataggaaagcactgtaaaaaatggatactatttggacatgccaaagtggtacttacttcacaaagtgctgctctgaagagaataggaaaataaatattttcgaattatttttgaactaggcaaggaatgtttttgacatatttgatgaagatatggttcaaaacatttatgagatttttttgttaattttgggaataacagaaatataggttgcttcacaacctagggaaaaacTGCCACATGGGCATGACACacaggcaaaactgatgagatggcgcctagtcatcacaacccaccacaatctacaaggctatgactatctatattggtcattaacaattagaaataaggcagtggactagcactgtttgctttgtgaccatttcgtgtaagaaaATTACGAtatttctgaccaaaatggtcgcaatggtttaggtttggagcccccgaacagcttttgaccaattggtttgaaatggtcatagatctatgaccaattctttcagggtcactgacagaaggtcactagttgacatatttcttgtagtgaagagTTACCCACCATCTGGGAGAAAGAACTTCTGTCGGGGATCTCCCCTATAGAGCAGGCCATACCATGACATCACCATACAAAGATGAGGATCACGGACAATATCAACAAAGAGAATGAAACAATCACCCACCGTCAGCATAacttcacaaacctcaacacatCGACTCCGAGTGCACCAACACACACCAAGAAATCCAATAAAATTCGAGAGATCATAACTTTCACGCACTCTCCACCAACGTCGAACACACCGCTGAAGCATGAACAAAACCAAAAGGATCTTATTCCAACTCTATGACGCCATCGTCGCCCCCGAGCAGACACAAGACCTAACAAAAAGGCAACAAGATCCACCACACCATGAAGGAACGACGGACCAGCTGCGATGCTGATAATAGGCGTGGGTAGCTGGATCTAGCGAGCTTGGGTCCAGGAGGAAGGTGGGAACATGATCTTGAGTACTGTACACAAATATTTTCCGTTGAAAAAGCTTTATTGTTGAATATCTTTTGGTCCGCCGTATACAATTGCAAGCTCAGACTGCGTGTCACTTTCGAACAAATAATTTCTCCATTCTCGTGTGCCATGCACTGCTTCTGTCACGGTCCCAACAGCCAGTTTGACAACCAATTATTATTGCTTGCAATGCATTCGAGTCCATATAAACGGGAGTACTCGGCTACTCGCAGCGCTAGGGGAAGCGCTAGGCTCCTTCAGTTCAGTCTACTACACAATTTAACACGGGAGGAGGTGAGACATGGAGGCCACGACGAAGAACCAAGAAACGGGCGCCGGCGACGAGACCGCGCGGCCCGCCCCGCCGGTGCTGCCGTGGTCGGTGAGGCTCCAGCTGTTCGCGCTCGTCACCGCCAACGACATCGCGCAGCGCCGCGACGGGACCGTCAACCGCTTCCTCTTCTCCTTCGGCGACCGGCAGTCGCCCGCGAGGCCGCGCCCGGACGCGCACGGCGTCCGCTCCGCCGACGTCACCGTCGACGCCTCCCGGAACCTCTGGGCGCGCGTCTACTCCcccgcggcggaggcggccgggCCGGCCCCGCTCCCCGTCCTCGTCTACTTCCACGGCGGCGGCTTCACGCTGCTCTCCGCGGCCTCCACGCCCATCGACGGCATGTGCCGCCGCTTCTGCCGCGAGCTAGGCGCCGTGGTCGTCTCCGTGAACTACCGCCTCGCGCCCGAGCACCGCCACCCGGCCGCCTACGACGACTGCGTGGACGTGCTCCGCTACCTTGGCGCCACCGGCCTCCCCGCGGACGTCTCCGTCCCGGTCGACCTCTCCCGCTGCTTCCTCGGCGGGGACAGCGCGGGGGGCAACATCGTCCACCACGTCGCCCAGCGGTGGACGGAAGCGCCTCCCTCCGACAGCCCCGTCCGCCTTGCCGGCATCATCCTCCTGCAGCCGTACTTCGGCGGCGAGGAGCGCACGGAGGCGGAGCTGAGGCTGGAGGGCGTGGCGCCGGTGGTGAACATGCGGCGCTCCGACTGGGCGTGGAGGGCGTTCCTGCCGGAGGGGGCGGACCGGAACCACCCGGCGGCGCACGTGACGGGCGAGGCGGGCCCGGAGCCCGAGCTGGCGGAGGCGTTCCCGCCGGCGATGGTGGCCGTCGGCGGGCTGGACCCGCTGCAGGACTGGCAGCAGCGGTACGGCGCCATGCTGCGGCGGAAGGGGAAGGCGGTCAAGGTGCTCGAGTTCCCGGACGCCATCCACGCCTTCTACTGCTTCCCCGAGCTCCCCGACTCAGGCAGGCTCGTGGAGGAGATCAGGGCGTTCATCGGGACCAAAACGGCCACTCATCACCCCGATGCTTAAGAAGATCTGCGTGATGCGAAGGGTATAATTTGAACTTAATTCCTGTGTGATACCTATAGCGATCAATTGCGTTTTAGATAATTGAATTGGAAGCTTCGGATCTGAAGTTGATTGAGACGAACTGCCGTGTGAGCCGTGAGGTGTCCGTGCGTGTGCGCCGCATGGAGCACGAGATCGTCGGTGCACGTGGGACGTGTGGAGAACAGGCAGCCATATTCTGCCGGTATCGAGCGCGGACCACACGATGGTCCAATGCATGCACTCCCTCTCAACCggagaattttttttaaagaaacggTGTTCACACGCAGTGCAACGGCGCCTGAACTGCAACCATTTTTTTTTATTTCACCATCGAACACGCGTGTCAACAATGTACAGAATCCTGGCCTGGAAGGAAAAATGTTCGATAACGAGAGGCCACGTGGACTCACCTATCCTGCTCCAGGGAAAAGATTAGGGGTGAAAACGGATTGGATgcggatcggatagtgctcttacCACTTTCATTTTCATATTTCGAAAACAAATACGAATCCGAATACGGATGTTATTGGATACGGATGCGGCTCGGATATTATTTGAATACGGATACGTATCGGATAttttcttgattcggaacggaTACGAATAATATCAACATATTGCTTAAGTAAATTAGTCGATAGCTTTGTGACCTGAAATAatcaacttgtgacatacaataagttaatgataaataggtttatgaataaatacTATTGTAATGCACAATAATTTATAAGTTTAATCATATAAAGAGTAAAATTGGACCCCTTATTTGGCTTTTATGTTGGAGAATTGAAATATTGGGTCTAGAATTTTGAAAATTACCTCCCATAATCTTATTCGGATACGGATATtatccacttccatatccatatttgtgtcaaaatctccaaccatattttattttttatttgtttaataaattcggatacggataatttccatttccattttggttCGGATGCGAATGTTTCGGATACGAATAGTCATTTTCTCGAATACGAATATCGGATATTTAACTGAAGCTGACTTATTTCTTCAGCGGCTGAGAAAGAACTTCCATGAAAATTGAAGTGGCGCGTTAATTTATTTTTGTGCACATGCAGGTCGTTCTGCTAGCCGAGTTACACATCCATATACATACATTCGATATTCTCATTGCAACATCTGCTAAGCATGAAAAAACTATTAGAGTTATGCTTATATGCACAAGAAAGGATGACGCCTAGAGAGGAGGAACGACGTAGCAAGCAATGAAATGCTTCGGGGAGTTCCGATTCCTGTTTCAGCCtgattttttaaaattttcacTTTGTAAAACCACTATCATTAATTGTCTAATTATCCACACACGCTTAAATATACTTCAGTTTGTTTGGTATAATATGTTTcacaaaacttgggaggctaggcTATCACGCCATAATCCGGCCTGAGTAATGAGAGTGGCATCCTTTAGATGAGGTGCCTATGGAGTGAGAGCATGTACAATTTTTCGGATGATTTTACTACTATCAACCTTGACACTCGAAACACTTTCAAATTTCTCGAGTCTCGGATCTTCGAGAGGATGATTAGTATGATGAAGCTTGAGATCGACCTGGCATGCCAAAGGGCATGGGGGTGGAGCAAATCTCGGATATTAGGTGAAATTTAGTTCAATGGCGAGAGCTCTGCAAATTCTCCTAACCGTCTGCAGGATAAGAATAGGTGTTGCCTGTCTTTCGAGGTGTCATCATGTCTGGGGCAAGTGGCATTTGGTCGAATTGTCCCGTGAAGGTGTTTCTTCATGTTGAGCCAGTCAAGGTAGAAAAACCACCCAAAAATCTTGGCCTTGTTCGGAACCTTGGTGTCCTATATGTTGGTGGACAACAGTGGATCAGAGAGCTACTAGGAGAGAACAACATAGGCTCCACGAGTGGTGAAAGTCTGGCCCTGATGGAGAAACATCTTGCAATAAGGAACGGAATAGTAGCAAGCTCGCGCTTAGCTGTTAAGGTAAGTTGATTACAAAGGCCAGCTTCGATACCATCTTACAGAATATTGGATATAAATAATTTTCCTGAGTATTGCGAGAGAAGAGAGTAGGAAAAATTGTGGCAACTAGTTCAGGTTTTAACCATCTATCAAGCCAAAAGAAGGTTGTTGAACTAGAGCCTAGAGTGCATTGAGGAATTGCTCTTACATAATCTAGTTGCTTGTGCATTATTTTGCCAGGAAAGAGCTATTTGTGTCATGACTGATATTTAGAAGTGAGTGGTGGGTCACCCAATCTTTCCATGACAATGGTGAAGAGTAGGAATTTGTACGCAAATTTCAGTAAGAGGCAAATATTTTGCGCATGCAAGTGTTGAACACCCAAACCCCTTGATTCACGAGGAGAACAAACTTTATCCCACACTACCAAGCATTTTGCACTAGAACGTGTTCTTGGTAGCCTATGCAAGATTCTGTTGCTTTGGGCGAGCGTCAACGAACCTTTTACATCATCTTCCCCAATGTTTCTTGATGCTTAGGTTTCTCGATAATTAATGCCAAAGTAAAAACGTACAAGTTCATGTATGATTTTCGCAAATTAATACGGAATTATGGAGGAAATAAGTACCTTCTGAGAAGGTACATACACATCTACTA is a window encoding:
- the LOC123040879 gene encoding probable carboxylesterase 18, translated to MEATTKNQETGAGDETARPAPPVLPWSVRLQLFALVTANDIAQRRDGTVNRFLFSFGDRQSPARPRPDAHGVRSADVTVDASRNLWARVYSPAAEAAGPAPLPVLVYFHGGGFTLLSAASTPIDGMCRRFCRELGAVVVSVNYRLAPEHRHPAAYDDCVDVLRYLGATGLPADVSVPVDLSRCFLGGDSAGGNIVHHVAQRWTEAPPSDSPVRLAGIILLQPYFGGEERTEAELRLEGVAPVVNMRRSDWAWRAFLPEGADRNHPAAHVTGEAGPEPELAEAFPPAMVAVGGLDPLQDWQQRYGAMLRRKGKAVKVLEFPDAIHAFYCFPELPDSGRLVEEIRAFIGTKTATHHPDA